The nucleotide window AAATTTACCATGCCTCTCCCGCCCGTAACCCCTCTTTCATGCAACAACGCCGATCTACACCCAGAAGACATTGTGCAATCTACTCAGCCGCTTCAGTTACTGGATGTCAGAAGTCGCTTTGAATATAACCGCTTCCATGCTCCGGGTGCGATCAATCTAAGCTTGCCTCGCATTCTCATGGGACAAGTCTCTATCCTGCGTCGATGGGTATGGCCGAGTTGGTTTTTGAACCTCTCTAAAGATGAACCGATCGCGCTGATTTGCTTAACAGTGCATCGAAGTCCAATTGCTGCCAAGGCTCTATCTGATCTGGGCTTTAGACAGGTGTTCAACGTTACCGGTGGGATGATGGCTTGGCAAAAAGCAGGACTCCCCATCGAGAAATCATAATTCTCACAGCG belongs to Synechococcales cyanobacterium T60_A2020_003 and includes:
- a CDS encoding rhodanese-like domain-containing protein; this translates as MPLPPVTPLSCNNADLHPEDIVQSTQPLQLLDVRSRFEYNRFHAPGAINLSLPRILMGQVSILRRWVWPSWFLNLSKDEPIALICLTVHRSPIAAKALSDLGFRQVFNVTGGMMAWQKAGLPIEKS